The Breoghania sp. L-A4 sequence TCCGACGGCGCCGGCATCAGCGGGTTGCAGGCCGCGCAGAATCGCGACCACGGGCGTGGCCGCAAGGTGGTGGGCGAATGTGTTTTCAAGAGTGCTCATGACAGAAGCTCCGCGTGTTGCGCCAAGGCCAGAAGGCCCGCGTGGGCGCAGGTCTCGCCGGACAGTATCGTGGCGGTGATGTCAAAATGTGTCAGTGCCAGACCGTAGCGTTTCGCCAGTTCGCTGCTGGCGATTACATACGCGGCGCCCGCGTCCGGGTCGAGCGACCGCATGCCGGCGATTTCCGCTCCGATCAGCAGCCCCGACAGGAAATTGTGCTGGCCTTCGCCCGAAAGCCCGTTGAGCAGGCCCTCGGTGCGCACGCCGAACAGAAGATGCGACAGGCCGCCGGGCGCGCGCGCCCGTTCGACGCCGGCGAGAAAGCTCGTCCCGTCGAAGGCTCCGGGCGTCATGGTGCGCGCCAGGAGCCCGTGGGTACCGAGAAGGTCGAACAGCTCGCCGGTCATCGATGTGGCGAATCCGGTGATCTGCCCGTTTTCAACCCGCGTCCATTTGCTGTGCGTTCCCGGCAGGACGATCAATCCTTGCTCGATGCTTTCGAGCGCCATGGCGCCCAGGATCTGGGTTTCCTCGCCGCGCATCACATCAAGCGCGCCGGAGGCGGCGCGGCAGACGACCCCCGGCACCACGAAGGCGGGTGCCGCGGCAAAGGGAACGCGTTGCAGTTTTCCGGCGATGGCGGAAAGGCTTGCGGGCGCCTCCACGTAGGGCGTCTCGATCCAGCCCTGCCTGGAGCCGATCATCCCGGCCATCAGCACGGGCGCATCGCCCAGCCAGGGGCCGAGCTTGTCGGCGAGATAGCGCTCGAAGCCGGTGGCCTCGCCGGTCATCTGCAGGATGCCGCCGCGCGGATCCTCGATCGCCTCGAGCACCGCCCCCGAGGCATCGAGCCGCGCGGCGCGAAACCGGGTCGTCCCCCAGTCCACGGTGATGATGGCGCTCATGGCTTTTTCTCCCAGGCTTCGCCGGTCATCGGGCGTTCCCTCCGGCCGTGGCGTCGCGGATCGCCTGCCAGATCTTCTCCGGTGTCGCCGGCATCTCGATGTGGCGGATGCCGCAGGGCTTGAGCGCGTCGACGATGGCGTTGATCACGCACGGCAGCGCGCCCACGGTGCCGGCCTCGCCCGCGCCCTTGACGCCGAGCGGGTTGGTGGCCGTGGGTACCGGATGGCTGATGACCTCGATCGACGGCAGGTCATTGCTGCGCGGCATGCGGTAGTCCATGAAGGAGCCGGTCACGAGCTGGCCGCTGTCCGCGTCATAGACGATGGCCTCGCCCACCGCCTGGCCGTATCCCTGCGCCACCCCGCCGTGGATCTGGCCCTTGACCAGCATCGGGTTGACCACGGTGCCCACGTCGTCGGTGACCACATAGGAGACGAGATCCGTCTGGCCGGTCTCGGGATCGATCTCCACCTCGCAGATGTGGCAGCCGTTGGGAAATGTTGCGTTTTCAGGCGCTTCCTTGACCTCCGAGGTCAGCCGGTCGGGCGCCCTTGCCGCGAGATCGTGCAGATGGATGGCGGCGTCCGTGCCGGTCACCCGGAAGGTGCCGTTGTCGAAGACGATATCCTCGATGCTGGCCTCCAGTTCCTCGCTGGCCAGCTCCAGTGCCTTGCGCTTGACCTCTTCGGCCGCGCGGTAGAGCGCCGTGCCGCCGGTGCACATGGTGCGCGAGCCAAAGGTGCCGACGCCGTCCTTCACCTGATCGGTGTCGCCGGTAACGACGGAAAGCCGGTCGTCGGCCAGCCCCAGCATCTGTTTGGTCATGCGCCGGAAGGTGGTGGAAAAGCCCTGGCCGCAGTCCTGGCCGCCCATCAGCAGTTTGGCGTTTCCGCTCTTGTCGAAGCGGATTTCCGCGAATTCCGCGAACGGCTTGCCGAAGGGGCCGCCGGCGATCTCGATCGGATTGACCAGTCCGATGCCGCGCAGCAGGCCGCGCGCCTCGCTGGCCTTCCGCCGGGCCTCAAAGCCATCCCAGTT is a genomic window containing:
- a CDS encoding 2-dehydro-3-deoxygalactonokinase, producing MSAIITVDWGTTRFRAARLDASGAVLEAIEDPRGGILQMTGEATGFERYLADKLGPWLGDAPVLMAGMIGSRQGWIETPYVEAPASLSAIAGKLQRVPFAAAPAFVVPGVVCRAASGALDVMRGEETQILGAMALESIEQGLIVLPGTHSKWTRVENGQITGFATSMTGELFDLLGTHGLLARTMTPGAFDGTSFLAGVERARAPGGLSHLLFGVRTEGLLNGLSGEGQHNFLSGLLIGAEIAGMRSLDPDAGAAYVIASSELAKRYGLALTHFDITATILSGETCAHAGLLALAQHAELLS